TAATTTCATACCTCATCATTTTTAGAGCAAACTCCACATCTTAATATTAACATTAATGGAGTTATGCAAGAGGTCTATTCAAGAGGGCAGGAAATCTGCTGCAAGTATTTCTGAAAGTAGATACGATAATTCTTATCTATCCAAATCCTGTTCGGAATCTAGGCGGCTAAGATCTGGCATTATGCTAATATCCGGCGTTATAGCTCTAATGGCAGTTCCAGCACCATCTTGGTAGGAGATATTTGTATATTCACCCAATCTAATACTATCGCCAATTGCGACTAGCTCGTGGATGAGCGATCGCTCATCGCTTATCCTTTGTAGGGCGTAGTTTTGAGTTAGCCCGACAATTTCTCCGCTATGAGAGCCACTAAGATTTGCTTTTCCTACTCTCAACGAAAGGTTTGCCGCAATGCTCTCTATTTCTCTTCTTTCTTGAGAGCGTCGAGCTAAAGGCTCTACGAAGTAATTTGTTACCCAATCAGGAGCTTTACTGTCTAACGCTATTATTTTGCCTTGACTTGCGGTTGCCATTATCAAAGGCAGCCCAGTATTGTCGATAACTATCGTATTAGAAGCGATTTCTGCACCTAAAGCTAGTAATTGTAGCGATCTGTAGTAGCGACTGACTATTTTATCTTCAGGCACGTCATGTCCCCCACTAGCAACTCGCTGCTTGACCCTCGATACGTTATACTGCGGGTCGCTAGTGCTAATGAAAATTAAACTAGTCTCGTAACCAGCTTCCCTAGCTTTTTGTAGAAATAGATATTTGCTAGGATGGCTGGCTACAGTTT
The sequence above is drawn from the Merismopedia glauca CCAP 1448/3 genome and encodes:
- a CDS encoding AAA family ATPase, giving the protein MPPELIMFAGPNGSGKSTVTNSYRSQPGFPEIYVNPDEIALTLPGTSMEKAYRAAQIADSQREECIKRRHSFAFETVASHPSKYLFLQKAREAGYETSLIFISTSDPQYNVSRVKQRVASGGHDVPEDKIVSRYYRSLQLLALGAEIASNTIVIDNTGLPLIMATASQGKIIALDSKAPDWVTNYFVEPLARRSQERREIESIAANLSLRVGKANLSGSHSGEIVGLTQNYALQRISDERSLIHELVAIGDSIRLGEYTNISYQDGAGTAIRAITPDISIMPDLSRLDSEQDLDR